The Flavobacterium johnsoniae UW101 genomic interval TTGTCTTTTTTTTGTGTTCCAATATCATTTAGAACTTTAAAAATGAGTTTTTTGTCTTTTACTTTTAAATCAATTGTAATAGGATTTTCTGTAGAAGTTTTGCCGTGTTTTAAAGCATTTTCAATTAAAGGTGATAAAATATAAGGCGGAATTTCTTCGAACTCATTTTCGGTTTCGGTTTTCAAATCAACAAAAGCAGTTTCCTGATGTCTTAGTTGTTCGAGCTCGATATAAGCTTTTATATAATCGATTTCATCTGATAATTTAATCTTTTCTTTCTGCGATTCGTAAGTCGTAAACCGCATAATCTGACTCAGTTTTTCGATCGCTGTTAACGATTTGTCCGACTGAAAATAAACCATCGAATAAATATTATTGAGCGTATTAAAAATAAAATGCGGGTTTATCTGGGCTTTCAAAAATTTAATCTCCGTGCTTTTGTTTTCTTCTAAAATAATCTGGTTGTACTCTAAAAGACGGATAAAATAAATAACAAACCAAAGCAGGGAACTCAAAATAATCGGCATACTGCTGTATTGCAGATTATCGAACATATAATTTAAAAATGCAGTATTGGTATAATTTATTCTTTGAAATAAAATATGAGTTATAACCTGCTCAATCAGCCATCTTAAAGCTGTAAAAAACAAATAAGAAACGAGAACGCCTGCAAAAAATCTTTTCCATTGAAAGGATTTAAAAACGAATTTCATTACTGCGAAATAATGAAAATAGAAAGTAAGGATAAAAACAATCAGATAGGTTATAAAAAACAAATCCGGCACATAAAGTCTTGCTCGTATTGGGTTTTTAATGAATGTAAAATAGGCCATCAAAAACCAGTAGACAATATGAATTAGTATTTCTGCTTTTTTTGATAAAGTTCCCTTATGCATGTTTTTGTAATTTTTTTCAAAGATATACATTCAAAAAAAAGCCCAAAACAGGGTTTGTAGATTATTCGCGGGGGTTTGTCGATAAAAGTAGTTTTCAGCCTTTTTTCGATACAGTTTTGCAGGGTAATTAATTTAAAACCATGAAAAAAATTATTCTTTTAGTATTTGTTCTTCTGTTTAAAATCAATTCTTTCGGTCAGCAATTTGAACTGAAAGGAAAAGTAGTAAATCAAAATAAAACTGCTGTCGAGTTTGTAATTGCCAGTTTATTAAAAGACAATAAAATACTTGTATCTGTTTCTACCGACAGCTTAGGGAATTTTGAAATGAAAGCTGCAAAAGGAACTTACAAACTGTTACTGGAACAATTTGGAACAGAATACCTCAACAAAGAAATTATACTTGACCAAAACATGGATTTTGGATTGATTGAAATTAAAGAAACGGTGCAGCTTGAAAGTGTGACGATACAATCAAGAAAAAAACTGGTTGAACAAAAGGTTGACCGACTTGTTTTTAATGTAGAAAACTCGGTAACAGCTGCCGGCGGAACTGCATTAGACGCACTAAAAGCAACTCCAACGGTTCGCGTGCAAAATGAAGTTATTTCAATTGTGGGTAAGGGAGAAATCCTGGTTATGATTGACGATCGTTTACAAAAAATGCCTCAGGAAGATTTGGCTGCATTTCTTAAATCTATTCCGTCAGATAATATCAAAAGTATTGAAGTGATTACAACACCTCCGGCAAAATATGATGCTGAAGGCAACAGCGGATTAATTAATATTAAACTGAAAACGGCAAAAGCAAATTCATGGAATGCTAATATTGGAAGTGCGTACACACAAAAAACATACGCAGGCGGCAACCTTAACGGATTATTTACTTATAATCAAGATAGACTTTCTCTACAGACTTCTGTAAGCAAAGGAACAGGAAAGCTTTTAAGAACTTCTGAAAGTAAAATTTATTACCCAAATGAAGTATGGAAACAGCAAACAGCCAATAAAACTAAAAACGATTTATTGAGTTTAAGTCTTGGAATAGATTATAAACTAAGTACTAAATGGTCTGCAGGAATGAGCTATCTGGGCAGTTTTAATAATAGAGTTTCTGCTAATAATCCGTTTACGACTATATATACTGATGATGCTGTAAACTCTTATATCGCATCTGATGTAAAAGCTGAAAATGCTCCAAAAATGAATTCTGTAAATCTTCATAATACTTTTGTTTTGGATAGTTTAGGAAAAAATATTTCGGTTGATCTTGATTATTTTAATTATCAAAAAGACGATTACCGCTTTTTTTTCGGCAATGAATTAGATGCTGATAAGAATGTTATTTCTAACAGTTTTTTTTCTTCTACAAACAGCAATCTTAATAAAATAAACAATTATTCAGCCGCTGTCGATTTTACCTTTCCTGCTGTCTGGGCCAATCTTAGTTTTGGTGCAAAGGCTTTTCATACCAACACAAATAACAATCTTGTGGTGTATGATAATGAAACGGGAAATCCAGTTTTAAATACCAATCAGTCGAATGTGTTTAATTATAAAGAATACAATCAGGCTTTGTATTTTTCCGGAAGTAAAAAAATAAATCCTAAATGGGAAACGCAGATTGGTCTGCGATTTGAAGCTACGCAGACAAAAGGTTTCTCAGAAAATTTAAACCAAACGAATACCAATAATTACATTAAACTATTTCCAACGGCTTACGTGACGTATGTACCGAATGAAAACAATACTTTTTCGTTGAATTACAGCCGAAGAATCCGCAGACCTGATTTTGATTATCTAAATCCGTTTGTTATTAAAACAAGTCCGTATTATTATTCAGAGGGAAATCCGTATTTGAAACCTTCTATTATTGATAATTTCGAGTTTTCATTTATTCGAAACCAAAAATGGGTGAATTCTGTTTATTTTTCTCAGGTTTCAGATTTCGGACAGGAATTATCAATTATCGATCCCGTTACAAACGTTACGAGAAGTACGCCTTTAAATTATGCTGATACATATCAAATTGGATTTTCGACTTCATATAATTTCAACAAATGGTCTTGGTGGAACAGTTTTACAGGTTTTAATCTGAACTATCAAAATGTAAAATCTAAAACTGATTTTATAAATTCAATTGAAGGTTATAACGGGTATTTTTATACCAATAATGATTTTACGATAAACCATACCAAAACTTTGTTTTTGGGTGTGAATTATGGGTTGCAGCTTCCGGGACGTTATCAGATTTTTAATATTTCGACTTTACATATTTTAGATGTTTCGGTTAAAGTTCTCACTTTAAATAAAAAACTGGCGCTTACCATTGTTGGCGAAGATCTTTTAAATGCACAAAAACCATTAATTAGTTACCAATCAAACGGCATTAAAACCAATGCAAAAAGCTACAGCGATACAAGAGGTTTTAGAATTTCGTTAAGCTATAAATTTGGAAACCAAAAAATTCAGTCTAAACAAAGCAATTTCGGAAATGAAGAAGAAAGAAACAGGGCAAATTAATTTTGCCCTTATTTTTTTATCAAAATTGATTTTCTGCCCAAAATACAGTGTTTCAAAACAAAAAAATGGTTGCATTTTATAACTTGAAACATCTAAATAAATTTCTTACATCTTTCTTTATGTAAATTTGAAATCCCCACTCTACCCAGCCTAACGTCATTTTACCTGAATTTACAACATAAATTTATTAATATAACGTGGTTCTATAAATTGTTCGTGTCCACTTTTCAATCCCGAAGCCTATGGAACAATCTATACTAATTAGGAAGTATTTCAAAAAACTGGTTTTAAGTATTTTTATTCTTTTTATTTATACAACAGACCTGTATGGGCAAAACTGTTCTGTAAATGCCGGTATTCTTAATGTTACTATCTGCGAAACAGATGCTCTGGTACTGACTGGAAATAACCCGTCTCCCATTATTGGAAATGTGTTATGGACTCAGATTTCAGGACCTACTGTTGTTATTAATTCTCCTAACAATCCTACGACTACGATTTCTGGTTACACAGGAGGGAACACGTATATTTTTAGATATAGTGCAACCTGCGGAGACGGCGTATTTGCGTATCAGGATAAAGTGGTTAATGTACAGCCTATCACTATTGCCAATGCGGGAGGTAATATAACAAGCTGTCCCAATAGTGCCGGAA includes:
- a CDS encoding outer membrane beta-barrel family protein, which codes for MKKIILLVFVLLFKINSFGQQFELKGKVVNQNKTAVEFVIASLLKDNKILVSVSTDSLGNFEMKAAKGTYKLLLEQFGTEYLNKEIILDQNMDFGLIEIKETVQLESVTIQSRKKLVEQKVDRLVFNVENSVTAAGGTALDALKATPTVRVQNEVISIVGKGEILVMIDDRLQKMPQEDLAAFLKSIPSDNIKSIEVITTPPAKYDAEGNSGLINIKLKTAKANSWNANIGSAYTQKTYAGGNLNGLFTYNQDRLSLQTSVSKGTGKLLRTSESKIYYPNEVWKQQTANKTKNDLLSLSLGIDYKLSTKWSAGMSYLGSFNNRVSANNPFTTIYTDDAVNSYIASDVKAENAPKMNSVNLHNTFVLDSLGKNISVDLDYFNYQKDDYRFFFGNELDADKNVISNSFFSSTNSNLNKINNYSAAVDFTFPAVWANLSFGAKAFHTNTNNNLVVYDNETGNPVLNTNQSNVFNYKEYNQALYFSGSKKINPKWETQIGLRFEATQTKGFSENLNQTNTNNYIKLFPTAYVTYVPNENNTFSLNYSRRIRRPDFDYLNPFVIKTSPYYYSEGNPYLKPSIIDNFEFSFIRNQKWVNSVYFSQVSDFGQELSIIDPVTNVTRSTPLNYADTYQIGFSTSYNFNKWSWWNSFTGFNLNYQNVKSKTDFINSIEGYNGYFYTNNDFTINHTKTLFLGVNYGLQLPGRYQIFNISTLHILDVSVKVLTLNKKLALTIVGEDLLNAQKPLISYQSNGIKTNAKSYSDTRGFRISLSYKFGNQKIQSKQSNFGNEEERNRAN
- a CDS encoding sensor histidine kinase, coding for MHKGTLSKKAEILIHIVYWFLMAYFTFIKNPIRARLYVPDLFFITYLIVFILTFYFHYFAVMKFVFKSFQWKRFFAGVLVSYLFFTALRWLIEQVITHILFQRINYTNTAFLNYMFDNLQYSSMPIILSSLLWFVIYFIRLLEYNQIILEENKSTEIKFLKAQINPHFIFNTLNNIYSMVYFQSDKSLTAIEKLSQIMRFTTYESQKEKIKLSDEIDYIKAYIELEQLRHQETAFVDLKTETENEFEEIPPYILSPLIENALKHGKTSTENPITIDLKVKDKKLIFKVLNDIGTQKKDKLGGIGLENLKKRLEIYYPQKHQIKFTNQNNQFTAELEIDLK